In Pedobacter sp. W3I1, one DNA window encodes the following:
- a CDS encoding ATP-binding protein, with translation MKNKVGVNNNSIDSAGITKDYMDAVSELIWNGFDAGASKIDIKFSSNEIDHIDEINIVDNGTGICFPDLSETFGSFLDSVKRGSFQRSSYVRGKKGKGRFSFIAFAGTAVWSTVFLDPDSEKCLAYDVTVHANDKDHYNDENKRIADTEETGTWLKLTNLHGVTAYSFQCDDFINYLKYEFGWFLLLNSKKGYTLSINGRPLEYDDILGDHEVSNRIITDIKGVDHNFIITYVRWNEKIGDKFYYYFLNGEKKELFKQLTSFNNNAINFFHSIYIESDFFNDFTFSDNEDSEPIFGQTQNSPVFKILVKELQRIINLKQKEFVRINAADELISRYEKNGVFPKFKNNKYEQEKRKDLVEVVREIYCIQPKIFKGLNETQEKTSIGFINLLLDTDERENILSILEGIVSISSEERENLSILLKKTSFGHITKTINLIESRFKTVELLKTLVFDLKHFSNERDHIQHAIADNYWLFGEQFHLVTANEGFEKLLSNYLYLVDGLSKPSKSKLKDEEKNRRPDLFMCRQRSIPDPNNHDDDIEENIMVELKRPNVTIGKDQLRQIEDYMDFITREDQFNSQTRKWKFFVVSNKVDEYIEKQYDEFKDKGKRYLVKSWGNLEVFAMTWDDVFRSFTIKHKYLLDKLDFDQKAIQEELNIKGIKLDISGSQTITNTVRLKAVQNN, from the coding sequence ATGAAGAATAAAGTAGGTGTAAACAACAACAGTATTGATTCTGCTGGAATAACCAAAGACTACATGGACGCTGTTTCAGAATTGATCTGGAACGGTTTTGATGCAGGAGCTTCCAAAATCGACATCAAATTCAGCTCCAACGAGATAGACCATATTGATGAAATCAATATCGTTGATAACGGTACAGGCATTTGCTTTCCAGACTTAAGTGAGACATTTGGCTCTTTTTTAGACTCTGTAAAACGAGGCTCTTTCCAACGATCTTCCTATGTGCGGGGAAAAAAAGGTAAGGGTCGGTTTTCCTTTATTGCCTTTGCAGGTACAGCTGTTTGGTCTACCGTTTTTTTAGATCCTGATTCCGAAAAGTGCTTGGCCTATGACGTAACAGTACACGCTAATGATAAAGACCACTATAACGATGAGAATAAAAGAATAGCCGATACCGAAGAAACAGGCACGTGGCTAAAACTAACCAATCTCCACGGCGTGACGGCCTATTCTTTTCAATGTGATGATTTCATAAATTATTTAAAATATGAATTCGGCTGGTTTTTACTTCTCAATAGTAAGAAAGGATATACGCTGAGCATCAATGGAAGACCTTTGGAATATGATGACATATTGGGAGATCACGAAGTTTCCAACAGGATAATTACTGATATTAAAGGCGTAGACCACAATTTCATTATTACTTACGTCAGATGGAATGAAAAAATCGGCGATAAGTTCTATTATTACTTTTTAAATGGAGAGAAAAAAGAGCTTTTTAAGCAACTCACTTCATTTAATAACAATGCTATTAATTTCTTTCATAGTATTTATATTGAGTCAGACTTTTTTAACGATTTCACTTTTTCCGACAATGAGGATTCGGAGCCAATTTTTGGGCAAACACAGAACAGCCCGGTATTTAAAATACTAGTTAAGGAACTGCAAAGAATAATCAATTTAAAGCAGAAAGAATTTGTTCGCATTAATGCTGCCGATGAACTTATATCCCGGTATGAGAAAAATGGCGTTTTTCCAAAGTTTAAGAACAACAAATATGAACAGGAAAAGCGAAAAGACCTTGTAGAAGTTGTAAGGGAAATATATTGTATTCAACCCAAAATATTCAAGGGCTTAAACGAGACTCAGGAGAAAACAAGCATTGGGTTCATCAATCTCTTGTTGGACACAGATGAACGTGAGAATATATTGTCTATTCTTGAAGGTATTGTGAGTATATCAAGTGAAGAACGTGAAAACCTTTCCATCCTTCTTAAAAAAACGAGCTTTGGGCATATTACGAAAACTATAAATCTGATAGAGAGCAGGTTTAAGACAGTGGAGCTTTTAAAAACTCTAGTATTTGACCTCAAACATTTTTCTAACGAAAGGGATCATATTCAACATGCAATTGCCGATAATTATTGGCTTTTTGGCGAGCAATTTCATTTAGTAACCGCCAATGAAGGTTTTGAAAAACTATTATCTAATTATCTATATCTGGTTGACGGTTTATCCAAACCGTCTAAATCCAAGCTAAAAGATGAAGAAAAAAACCGCAGGCCAGATCTATTTATGTGTCGGCAAAGAAGTATTCCTGATCCTAACAATCACGATGATGATATAGAGGAAAATATTATGGTAGAACTTAAACGCCCTAACGTAACAATTGGAAAGGATCAACTTAGGCAGATCGAAGATTATATGGACTTCATTACACGGGAAGATCAGTTCAATTCACAAACCAGAAAATGGAAATTTTTCGTAGTCAGCAACAAGGTTGACGAATATATCGAAAAGCAATATGATGAATTTAAGGATAAGGGTAAACGATACCTAGTAAAGTCATGGGGAAACCTAGAGGTTTTTGCAATGACATGGGATGATGTATTCAGAAGCTTTACTATTAAACATAAATACTTGCTGGATAAACTTGATTTCGATCAGAAAGCAATCCAAGAAGAACTTAATATTAAGGGGATTAAATTGGATATTTCAGGCTCGCAAACCATTACTAATACTGTCAGGTTAAAAGCAGTACAAAACAATTGA
- a CDS encoding toll/interleukin-1 receptor domain-containing protein, with protein MSPRKKVTNPTTQSENENISSNINPLVFISHDTRDAELAEEFSNLLKSASAGALKSFRSSDKKGTQGIEYGMEWYPAIMDKIDEASDVVCLLTQHSVDRPWILYEAGVAKGKLDKKVIGIALGIPFSSAITGPFALFQNNSGDSESITKLVLELVMKVPGLDPDKSLVRLLVDKFVEKVKEITEKKTEDGGEIEKVESVDENSVAKLFEEVKIMFDSLPSRIENRIDPDMRRKRRKSHPMMLEEMLHFGFEDEEPSIGFLMLVSLYKDDFPWFYEIGVDTYRGLKAVKSNAEREKIIRAFERATEMLSHPIMREFHGESKDNYFLFKETRHMFHRYLERFYTDKRSEK; from the coding sequence ATGTCTCCTAGAAAAAAGGTAACTAATCCAACAACACAATCTGAAAATGAAAACATCAGCTCAAATATTAATCCATTAGTATTTATTAGCCATGATACTAGAGATGCAGAACTGGCCGAAGAATTCAGCAATCTATTAAAAAGTGCGAGTGCTGGAGCACTAAAATCATTCAGATCATCAGATAAAAAAGGAACTCAAGGAATAGAATATGGTATGGAATGGTATCCAGCAATTATGGATAAGATTGATGAGGCATCTGATGTTGTTTGCTTGTTGACCCAACACAGCGTGGACAGGCCTTGGATTCTATATGAAGCTGGTGTGGCAAAAGGTAAACTTGATAAAAAGGTGATTGGAATCGCACTAGGTATTCCTTTTAGTTCTGCCATAACTGGGCCATTTGCCCTATTTCAGAACAACAGTGGTGATTCGGAATCCATTACCAAGCTCGTACTTGAACTGGTCATGAAGGTTCCAGGATTAGATCCTGACAAAAGCCTAGTAAGGTTACTAGTAGATAAATTTGTCGAAAAGGTTAAGGAGATCACAGAAAAAAAGACAGAAGATGGTGGCGAAATTGAAAAAGTCGAAAGTGTAGATGAAAATTCTGTAGCCAAATTATTTGAAGAGGTTAAGATTATGTTTGATAGCCTCCCTTCAAGAATTGAAAATAGAATTGATCCCGATATGCGTAGAAAGAGAAGAAAATCACATCCTATGATGCTGGAAGAAATGCTTCATTTTGGATTTGAAGATGAAGAGCCGTCTATCGGATTTTTGATGTTAGTCAGTTTGTACAAGGACGATTTTCCCTGGTTTTATGAAATAGGTGTTGATACCTACCGAGGTTTAAAAGCGGTTAAAAGTAATGCTGAGCGTGAAAAAATCATCCGCGCTTTTGAACGTGCAACTGAAATGCTTTCTCATCCAATAATGAGAGAGTTCCATGGAGAATCGAAAGATAACTATTTCCTTTTCAAGGAAACAAGGCATATGTTCCATCGTTATTTGGAACGCTTTTATACAGACAAGAGATCAGAGAAATAA
- a CDS encoding arylsulfatase, which translates to MIKRSLIIIGFSLLYSGATFAQRKPGEKPNIVFILADDLGYGDVGVYGQKQILTPNIDKLASEGTRFTDFYAGAPVCSPSRGSILTGLNTGHATIRGNATEQGGLAGKKGKNVVYRANLTKDDYTIGNLMQDAGYNTALVGKWHVDGYDSLATPLQRGFDQFSGWLINIPSTYASTYWPDHRYINGKLVTVEPNTNARKGYYETNICTDEALAYLNTQKDSKKPFFLMLNFNNPHSPLDVPDQAIYKNKDWPEDMKTYAAMVYYLDQSVGKIKDYLIKSGLSENTIVFFASDNGPRSEPTSQLKAVSEFFDSNGQLKGYKRDMYDGGIRIPFIAWAPFIKNAPKISNVPGYFPDIMPTFAEIAGKTTGFRTDGTSIYPLIKGGKIKTDRFLYWEFFELGFEQGVRYGRWKGVKRHHKLELYNIKTDIGETHDVAAAHPDIVRKIEEYLLTARTDSPYWTVK; encoded by the coding sequence ATGATCAAAAGAAGTTTAATCATCATCGGTTTTTCGCTCCTGTACAGTGGAGCAACGTTTGCCCAGCGAAAGCCAGGGGAAAAGCCTAACATTGTTTTTATTTTGGCAGATGACCTGGGTTATGGAGATGTTGGTGTTTATGGACAAAAACAGATCCTTACGCCTAATATCGATAAATTGGCCAGTGAAGGAACGCGGTTTACTGATTTTTATGCGGGTGCGCCGGTGTGTTCGCCATCGAGGGGATCAATTCTTACAGGCCTTAACACCGGGCATGCTACGATTAGGGGAAATGCCACCGAACAAGGAGGGCTTGCCGGGAAAAAGGGAAAAAATGTAGTGTATCGGGCCAACCTCACCAAAGATGATTATACCATTGGAAACTTGATGCAGGATGCCGGTTATAATACCGCTTTGGTTGGGAAATGGCATGTAGATGGATATGATTCGCTCGCCACACCCTTACAAAGAGGCTTCGATCAATTTTCAGGTTGGCTCATCAATATTCCCTCTACCTATGCCAGCACCTATTGGCCAGACCATCGTTACATCAATGGAAAGCTTGTGACCGTAGAACCCAATACCAATGCGAGAAAGGGATATTATGAGACCAATATCTGTACGGATGAGGCATTGGCTTATCTCAATACGCAGAAAGATAGCAAAAAGCCCTTCTTTTTAATGTTGAACTTTAATAACCCGCATTCTCCGCTTGATGTGCCGGATCAGGCGATCTACAAGAATAAAGATTGGCCAGAGGACATGAAAACCTATGCCGCCATGGTGTATTATTTGGACCAATCAGTCGGTAAAATAAAAGATTACCTCATTAAAAGCGGACTATCAGAGAATACGATTGTGTTTTTTGCATCCGATAACGGCCCAAGGTCGGAGCCGACCAGCCAGCTGAAAGCGGTATCTGAATTCTTTGATTCGAATGGTCAACTTAAGGGATACAAAAGAGATATGTACGATGGTGGAATCAGAATCCCATTTATTGCATGGGCACCCTTCATTAAAAATGCGCCGAAAATAAGTAATGTGCCGGGCTATTTTCCTGACATTATGCCAACTTTTGCAGAGATTGCCGGTAAAACCACCGGATTCCGTACCGATGGCACCAGTATATATCCTTTGATTAAGGGTGGTAAGATTAAAACCGATCGCTTTTTATATTGGGAGTTTTTTGAATTGGGTTTTGAACAAGGTGTACGTTATGGGCGGTGGAAAGGCGTAAAAAGACACCATAAACTCGAACTTTATAATATCAAAACAGACATAGGCGAAACCCATGATGTAGCAGCGGCTCATCCTGATATTGTCAGGAAAATTGAGGAATACCTTCTGACTGCAAGAACAGATTCTCCCTACTGGACAGTAAAATAA
- a CDS encoding RagB/SusD family nutrient uptake outer membrane protein: protein MKTKIYLTLFSVLLILSSCEKQLNQTPESSLAADNFFTNNNDFLQAVNGVYAQLSNYPSQALWLSEMRSDNLNATSDGNRDWDGINNFTQSITTTGFITTAWKANFNGIYNANTVLAALETKGSVLTAANATRYTAEVRFLRAFYYFSLVRTFGQVPLISTVKSAAEVSTIPRSPVAEVYALIESDLQYAAANLPAAFTGADLGRPTSYAAKGLLGLVYLTKSGPTYGINGPGLNSNEYDKAAALFDAVLTGSPYSFAANYASIFSYTNENNSEVVFDVQFASSLNGAGFPSHLVPVAYWTSNGISNSFGNGYGASTFPVSKSLVNAYTANTVSGTDVRYPFNVATTYTAGPFIKKYIDVAKKGLTGKDWPINFIVLRYTDILLMKAECILHGAAGAQSDVDAAVNRVRARAGVGALSNVNIQTLMQERQREFLGEGLRWNDLVREGLAVSQMNTWRVTDAITKINEIVPNYVIYPVPASEIQTAPGLYIQNPGYN, encoded by the coding sequence ATGAAAACGAAAATATACTTAACCCTGTTTTCCGTACTGCTGATATTGAGCAGCTGCGAAAAGCAATTAAATCAAACACCAGAGTCGAGCTTAGCTGCCGATAATTTTTTCACCAATAACAACGACTTTCTCCAGGCGGTAAATGGTGTTTATGCGCAACTGAGCAATTATCCAAGTCAGGCTTTGTGGCTTAGCGAAATGCGTAGCGATAATCTAAATGCCACCTCTGATGGTAACCGTGACTGGGACGGAATCAATAATTTTACACAAAGCATTACTACTACAGGATTTATCACTACGGCCTGGAAAGCCAATTTTAACGGGATATATAATGCAAATACCGTTCTGGCAGCATTAGAAACAAAGGGAAGTGTGCTTACCGCTGCAAACGCAACACGCTATACTGCCGAAGTCCGTTTTTTAAGGGCATTTTATTATTTTTCTCTGGTACGAACTTTCGGACAGGTGCCATTGATATCGACGGTAAAGAGCGCTGCTGAAGTATCCACTATTCCCAGAAGTCCGGTAGCGGAGGTTTATGCCCTGATCGAATCTGATCTGCAGTATGCAGCGGCCAATCTGCCTGCAGCTTTTACCGGTGCAGATCTTGGAAGACCGACTTCCTATGCTGCCAAAGGACTGTTGGGACTGGTTTATCTCACTAAATCAGGACCTACTTATGGTATAAACGGACCTGGCCTTAACAGCAATGAATATGATAAGGCCGCTGCCTTATTCGATGCTGTACTTACCGGGAGCCCTTACAGCTTTGCCGCTAATTATGCATCAATATTTTCTTATACCAACGAGAACAATAGTGAAGTTGTTTTCGATGTACAGTTTGCCTCAAGTTTAAACGGAGCAGGTTTCCCCTCACATTTGGTGCCTGTAGCTTATTGGACCAGTAACGGGATTTCTAACAGTTTTGGGAACGGCTATGGAGCCAGTACTTTTCCGGTATCAAAAAGTTTGGTAAATGCTTACACCGCCAATACGGTTAGCGGAACAGATGTGCGGTATCCTTTCAATGTAGCGACTACCTATACCGCTGGCCCTTTTATTAAAAAATATATCGATGTAGCCAAAAAAGGCTTGACGGGAAAAGACTGGCCTATTAACTTTATTGTATTGCGTTATACTGATATACTTCTCATGAAAGCCGAATGTATTCTTCATGGTGCTGCAGGTGCTCAAAGTGATGTTGATGCTGCCGTGAATAGGGTGAGGGCAAGGGCTGGCGTAGGTGCATTGTCGAATGTGAATATTCAAACCCTGATGCAGGAGCGGCAAAGAGAATTTTTAGGCGAAGGACTCCGCTGGAACGACCTTGTGCGGGAAGGACTGGCCGTTTCGCAGATGAATACCTGGAGAGTAACCGATGCGATCACGAAAATTAACGAGATTGTACCAAACTATGTGATTTATCCGGTGCCTGCATCAGAAATTCAGACTGCACCAGGCCTTTATATTCAAAATCCTGGTTATAACTAG